In Quercus robur chromosome 11, dhQueRobu3.1, whole genome shotgun sequence, the sequence ATGCATATAGGCAGGGGGTTGTAGCTGCGTTTAAAATGTGGCTATGgagtaattgtaaaaatatttagggggttgtagctgcgtttaaaacgtggctatagacaaattcaaaaaatagttagggggttatagccgcgttttaaacgtggctataggcaaattcaaaaaatagttagggggttatagccgcgttttaaacgtggctataggtaaCGTggttatagccgcgttttataAGAAACGTGGCTATAGTTGTGGCATATAGTTATGGCCACACTTTTTCAAACATTACCTCTTATAAAATGGCTATTTTATTAAATCTAATATTATAAAGAGTGTTGGTACCAAAAACCGCTTTATAAAGCATTCACATGAAGAAAACAACTCGTCTTTTTGAACGTAATAAACTACATGTTTACGGAATTTGTTTTATGGTTATATTGCATGTTATGTTCCAAATTCCATTTGCTATGTTTGGTTGTCGCTTCATACCGACATAAATTTTCACTATTATAATGAGACTGTTGAATATGATGTAGGCAAAAGAAAACGGCCAAGCAGTGGAGCGTGCAGATGTTTTCATAAAAGCATACTGCATGAAAGATGGGACTCCTATTAGTAATGAAGTGCGAGACAAGATTGTAAGCCTATATCATaacctatttattttctaatttgtgCGTGAAATGTTTATAGCAAATAATATGTTATTTGGTTCTTATATGAAAACAggataaaatgaaagaaattttaaacaacGGGGGCAAGCTAGTAGGAGACCATCGCGATGGAATTCTCTGGGCAAAAGATGATGCGTTCGCTCAAGTGATGGGCAAAGAACATTCTGGACGTGTCCGTGGGGTCGGTTTTGGACCAACCCCATCAGGAAGAAGTGGGTCCAACCTTCCATGTGTGCCTGCGCCGTCGTCCACTGAAACGGTCCAACGAATGATTGCATTGGAAAATTCGATGAGGGACCAACTTGCTGACTCAGAGCAAAGGCATCAGCAGCAACTGGCCGAAGCACTGGCTGAAGCAAAGCGGGAGTCAGATGCACGGCATGAGCAGCAACTAGCCGAAGCACTGGCCGAAGCAAAGCGGGAGTCAGATGCACGGCATGAGCAGCAACTGGCCGAAGCAATGCGCGAATCAGAAAGACGGCATCAGCAGCAGCTGGACGAAACAAAGCGGGAAATGGCCGATGCAAAGCGGAGAATGGATGAAATGGTAGCCTTCTTACAAAAGAATGTCATCTCAAGTTTAAGCGGTTATTCAGGTAATACAAACTTTGCgtttaatttaataaaacttGCGTGTTTATTGCAATATTATGTGCTACTAATATtgcatatataatattttcaggTAATAGCGCTACATCATAGTGAGGACTCTTCGTGGACTCTCCATGTATAATTGTTTGGATATTCGGAATATTGTAACTTTGTggatattgaaaatattgtaaacatgaTTGTAATATTGTGTCAAATGGACTATACACTCTTCGTGGACTCTTCATGTATATAGTTGTTTGGATATTTCTTTAGAGAAAATTAATGCTTGAGAAAATTCTTACTTGATATTTTGTTGGAATTCTGGGTTGTTATTAGAGATATTTTGTATGTTTGACAGGTTTGTAAAAATCTGCCCAGAAAAAGGAAattagaagggaaaaaaaaaaaaaaaaaaatactatagccacgtttttgtgccgcgttttaaacgcagcccaaggctgaaccttaggccacgtttaaaacgcagcccaaggttgaaccttaggccgcgtttaaaaagTGCGGCCTAAGACCTGAACCTTAGGCCGCGGTTAAAACGCGGCTTAAACGAGTGTCACAGGCCATCACAATGGGAGGTATGGCCGCActttttaaacgcggcctaaggttcaaccttgggctgcgtttaaaacgtggcctaaggttcaaccttgggctgcgtttaaaacgcggcctaaggtaaAGGCTTAGGCTGCGTtcaaaacgcggcctaaggtaaAGGCTTAGGCCGCGTTtgaaacgcggcctaaggtaaaggcttaggccgcgtttaaaacgcggcctaagccCGTacccttaggccgcgtttaaaacgggGCTATAGgacccgggcttgggccgcggTTAAAAAGTGCGGCCATAGGACCATCAGTCCTATAGTCACGGGTTTTAGGCCACATTAGAAACCGTGGCctaaaaaaacgtggctataggctatagccacgtttttctgcgatatagccgcgttttaaaaacgcggccagaggcccttttttttgtagtgttcaCAAGTGAGCTAGTTTGTCTTTTTTCTACATCAAAAACTTCCGTGTTTATAACTCCCTCTCTCGAGTGGAATTCAGATCTCTCCCTAGAATTGGCATCCAGTCTATCCCTCACATTCTTCAATTTATGTGCCATTTTCATGCGAAATATAAGTCTGTTTCGAAGAGAAAAGAAGCTACTTACTTGGCTTGTCGCACCTTTCTCTCTCCACCTTTCGCATTAGAGCTTCAGTTGCAAACTCGTCAACAACCTCATCCGCATCATAAGCTACATCTTTGAGCTTTCTGAGCCAATTCCTGACAGCCTCACTGTTCCACTGCTTCTCCTGTGCATCTTGGAGAACGGCTTGGATGGTGGACAGCGTGCTCTCAAGTTTGTTAAGCTCAGTTCCCAATCCCCAAGCAATTCCAAATTCTTTTAGAGCTAAAGTATTCATGCTCCTCATGATCGAGCTCACCAAGGAAGAAAGAAGTACGTCTGCCATATCCTCTCTTTTTCACTCACTCTGGTAACAAATTGCTACAAGAATTCAGAACAGGTAAAGAGAAGTGAATTGCAAAAACAGAAATGCTTGATCTGCTATTGTGCTTCGTGatcaaatggttttttttttttaattattattatatttttaaagacTAGTTTACCTACAACTCTGCACGTCTTTCTATCATTTGCTTCACATGGCGTGGACTTGACTTAGGTTGCGTTTGGATTGGGATGAAAAGTCTGCGTCTgcgtttacgtttttttttttcacgcgtttttgagCGTTTTGAGGggtgcggctactgttcatgcactgtttaatgaacagtagccgcaaactttgacttttcaaatatttttggaccaatcacaacacatcgtgtactgttcacggacccacaaatttcacttttcagcaactttttcattaaaaatgggtcccacgatactattcacacatttaaaaattatttcgctacagtgtttttcagttttcagtttcagttttcagttttcagctgtatccaaacggaccctaagctTATTCCTCTATGAGATGCTAATATGCTTTAGTCATGACCTGATTGGGGTTTTATTTtaatgtctttctttctttgtcacTTTCGCAAGCTTTCATTAGTGATTTTATACATTACAGCAAAAAAAGAATTAGTGATTCTACATCTGTTTCCATGTGTGTGCCTacaaagtaaaagaagaaaggaagacaTTAGTAGAGGAACCATTACTTTTGAGATTATTAAACAATGGCCTGCAGTTACCATCTGCAATTGGATTCTCTAAATTGATTGTTGGATTGTTTCTCATCCTTGCAGGCACTTCTGCAGAGGACACTGAATGACTATAGAACCAATCAAGTAGTTTGGATATTCGTTTGATTCAAAGCCAGGATAACATTCGCAATCCACAAGTTGCATTCAAAGCTGAAAAATTCAACTAAATGGGTGATATGCGGTGGGgcttatttaataattatgctTATCTGATACAATTTAgcattatttataaaaagaaaatgtgatttcatcctctctctctgtctctctctccatccctccataaacaaaaaaagattgcTGCTGATTAAAAAACTGATCGCTGAcgtgtaaaatttataataaaaaaaaaaaaagaaaaatgggaaaaaaagaaacaattttgcCTTGATTAGAAAGACAATTGAGGGTTCTTTTGTAAATTAAAGAATTCATATTACAAATAATCTTTCATTTTGTTTGtggggagagagagacagagagaaatgcttttttttttttttttggttgcccTCTAGAGCCAGCATTAATTAACCACGCTGCCATTCTGCTTTACACTTGCTTCACTGCATTTTGGTACATGCTGTATGAGAGGCCAAATGGGGTGAGTTTAAGGGCATGGTTATGCAGCGATTGTAATGCGAGTTTGTAATTGGTTTCATaagtataaacaaaaaatgaagaTGAAGGTTGATTTTTTTGGAGTACAGGTTAGTTGTATTATGCAGACTAATTTCTAATCTTTATTATTAACTAGTTGCATACCTgcgcgttgcgcgtgataattttttagataaaatactattttaatcCCTAGACTTTCTAaagagtttcaaaaaaaaaaaaaaaagttttatcatatttttcataatcttgtctataacattttttaccattatcatatatttattggttgatgatttgtataaaatagacattaaatgagaggtagaattattcaataaatttttttaagtcatggtgtatgaagattatgatatatatatatatatatatatataatttccctagttagagtttgattagttttaagtttaaattttgtattattatatttaattgttgattttattgcactatAAAGTTTTCAATGTCCTCTGTATAGccatttctattttatttcttactaCTCTTTaccacctttttattttccaaataatagTTATTAATTGACGtttgatttcatttctttttttcttccttcatttattctttattactttgtatgttcCCTTTctagttgtaaattttataagaaatagatatcatGGATGGCTTAAATAGTTATAGATGTAGTTAGGTTAGTGGTatgtcaaaggtttttttttttttttttttcttcttctgaatTTTCAAGGCAATATGAAAGACATTTCTCTAGTTTAGTCTCAATCAATTAAGATATCCATAATATATTAACAGAAGTAATAATGagccttaaaattttttaacgtATGAAGTGGTTAGGTTAGTGGTATGTCAaaggttttataaaaaaaatttaaaaataattccaaggaaatgtaaaagtcatttttttgaaaaaagaaattgtgactttttgaattgtagaaatatgattgttttaattaccttgtttatagatttcattattaagttataaacatctaaattaaagtagatgaatatacAAATGCAAAAGTATATGTAAAGTTACAACCGCATAAGATAAATatgtatagatatatatatttttttgattattcatgaatcattcattgtttacttataaatatctaaattattttttttttggaaaaaattctaaattaaaatagatgaatGTGTAAAACAGTTTTAGTAAATtgtaa encodes:
- the LOC126707409 gene encoding uncharacterized protein LOC126707409, which encodes MPATWTHVDRKCKEDAWVEIEKKWIIDPEIISPANQMNWAMHLLGELRRNRRSKLKKKCYPKDALKEDVYTRKPDWADEQDYRALVDYWFDSKTKELVDTNKRSRSFQTDIARTGPISFAQTADNMAKENGQAVERADVFIKAYCMKDGTPISNEVRDKIDKMKEILNNGGKLVGDHRDGILWAKDDAFAQVMGKEHSGRVRGVGFGPTPSGRSGSNLPCVPAPSSTETVQRMIALENSMRDQLADSEQRHQQQLAEALAEAKRESDARHEQQLAEALAEAKRESDARHEQQLAEAMRESERRHQQQLDETKREMADAKRRMDEMVAFLQKNVISSLSGYSGNSATS